The following proteins come from a genomic window of Companilactobacillus pabuli:
- a CDS encoding thymidylate synthase has protein sequence MHNEQQYLDLLQYVLDHGHKKSDRTGTGTISTFGYQMRFDLQESFPLLTTKKIPFGLIKSELLWFLHGDTNIRYLLEHKNHIWDEWAFKNYIESSDYKGPDMTDFGRRHLVDEDFNQKYQVEKKKFDQNILTDDAFAQKFGNLGDVYGAQWRHWQKRDGGFIDQIAGVIDQIKKTPDSRRLIVSAWNPEDVPTMALPPCHTLFQFYVNDGKLSCQLYQRSGDLFLGVPFNIASYALLTHLIARETGLEVGEFVHTLGDAHIYSNHLEQVKEQLSRKPVAGPSLEINSDKSIFDLDVKDIRVDNYNPQPAIKAPVAV, from the coding sequence ATGCATAACGAACAGCAATATTTGGATCTTTTACAATACGTTTTAGACCACGGGCACAAGAAGAGCGACCGAACGGGAACTGGAACGATCAGTACTTTTGGCTATCAAATGCGATTTGATTTACAAGAGTCATTTCCACTTTTGACAACTAAGAAAATTCCCTTTGGTTTAATTAAAAGCGAATTATTGTGGTTCTTGCATGGCGATACTAATATTAGATATTTGTTAGAACACAAGAATCACATTTGGGATGAGTGGGCTTTTAAAAACTATATTGAAAGTTCCGATTATAAGGGACCAGATATGACCGATTTTGGTCGTCGTCATTTAGTAGATGAAGACTTCAATCAAAAATATCAAGTTGAAAAAAAGAAATTTGATCAAAATATTTTAACAGACGATGCCTTTGCTCAAAAATTTGGTAACCTTGGGGATGTCTATGGTGCTCAATGGCGTCATTGGCAAAAACGCGATGGTGGTTTTATTGATCAAATTGCCGGTGTCATCGACCAAATAAAAAAGACGCCGGATTCAAGACGTCTCATTGTCAGTGCTTGGAATCCAGAAGATGTGCCAACAATGGCTTTACCACCTTGTCACACGTTGTTCCAATTTTATGTTAATGACGGAAAACTCTCTTGTCAGTTGTATCAACGTAGTGGTGATTTATTCTTGGGTGTACCTTTTAATATAGCCAGCTACGCTTTATTGACGCATCTAATAGCTCGAGAAACTGGTTTAGAAGTTGGTGAATTCGTTCATACTTTGGGTGATGCTCACATTTATTCTAATCACCTTGAACAAGTAAAAGAACAATTGAGCCGTAAACCTGTTGCCGGACCAAGTCTTGAAATCAATAGCGATAAAAGTATTTTTGATTTAGATGTCAAAGATATTCGTGTCGATAATTATAATCCGCAACCAGCTATCAAAGCTCCGGTTGCTGTCTAG
- the ylqF gene encoding ribosome biogenesis GTPase YlqF: MALQWYPGHMNKAKNQVQDRLKLVDIVLEIVDARLPFSSRNPVLEQIIDQKKHIIILNKSDLADPKITADWKLNFEQEGTNSIEIDAKHTKGMNKIKSMIRSELSEKIQRYENNGVQNYRIKAMCIGIPNVGKSTILNRLVGKNVAVTGNKPGVTKNQNWLKTNIGIDLLDTPGILWPKIDDPKVGMKLALSGAIKDKIYAPDDVAIYALNFMETHYMDQLQESYGLTNADIFNHTTPELLMNLTKKFGYKEDYDRASRRIIDDVRKLKLGRLTFDIPGEFYEE; the protein is encoded by the coding sequence ATGGCATTACAGTGGTATCCAGGACATATGAACAAGGCAAAAAATCAGGTGCAGGATCGACTAAAACTAGTTGACATCGTACTTGAAATCGTTGATGCGAGATTGCCTTTTTCGTCCAGAAATCCAGTTTTGGAACAAATCATTGACCAAAAGAAACACATAATTATTCTAAATAAGTCCGACTTGGCTGATCCTAAGATCACAGCTGATTGGAAATTGAATTTTGAACAAGAGGGCACTAATTCTATCGAAATCGATGCCAAGCACACTAAAGGTATGAACAAGATCAAGTCGATGATTCGTTCTGAATTGTCTGAAAAAATTCAACGTTATGAAAATAATGGCGTACAAAATTATCGTATCAAGGCGATGTGCATTGGAATTCCTAATGTTGGTAAGTCAACGATTTTAAATCGACTAGTTGGCAAGAACGTGGCTGTGACCGGCAATAAACCTGGCGTTACTAAAAATCAAAATTGGCTGAAGACTAATATTGGTATCGATTTATTGGATACGCCGGGAATTCTTTGGCCTAAGATCGATGATCCCAAAGTAGGGATGAAATTGGCTCTCTCAGGCGCTATCAAGGATAAAATCTACGCTCCTGATGATGTGGCTATTTATGCTTTAAACTTCATGGAAACGCATTATATGGACCAATTACAGGAAAGCTATGGATTGACTAATGCTGATATTTTCAACCATACGACACCAGAGTTGTTGATGAATTTAACTAAGAAATTTGGATACAAAGAAGATTACGATCGTGCATCTAGAAGAATTATCGACGATGTTCGCAAATTGAAATTAGGTCGTTTGACATTCGACATCCCTGGGGAGTTTTATGAAGAATAA
- a CDS encoding ribonuclease HII encodes MKNKYTVKAVKELLSQGDVSNELLEELQLDSRAGVKKLLEQYYKKIEQKKALIEKFHSKEFLEKPYWDHDLLVAGVDEVGRGPLAGPVVTAAVILPPDNTLYEVDDSKKLSISKRAELYKQICDQAIDISVAVGSPQLIDQENIYHATELTMAQSIKRLYAKPNHILVDAMTIPVDIPQTKLIKGDAKSLSIGAASIIAKVSRDRLMTMYSHLYPEFGFGNNDGYGTKQHLQALDKFGRTKIHRLSFSPVKKVNKLY; translated from the coding sequence ATGAAGAATAAGTATACTGTCAAAGCAGTCAAAGAGTTATTGAGCCAAGGAGACGTTTCTAATGAACTCCTAGAAGAATTGCAACTGGATTCTCGTGCGGGTGTTAAAAAGTTATTAGAGCAATATTATAAAAAAATTGAGCAAAAAAAAGCTTTGATTGAGAAATTTCATTCGAAAGAATTTTTGGAAAAGCCTTATTGGGACCACGATTTGTTAGTGGCCGGTGTCGATGAAGTTGGACGTGGACCATTAGCTGGACCAGTTGTGACTGCTGCTGTGATTTTGCCACCGGATAACACTTTATATGAAGTTGATGATTCTAAAAAATTATCGATTTCAAAACGGGCTGAATTGTATAAGCAAATTTGTGATCAAGCGATTGATATCAGCGTCGCGGTGGGTTCTCCACAATTGATTGATCAGGAAAATATTTATCATGCGACTGAACTGACTATGGCACAATCAATCAAGCGTTTGTACGCAAAGCCAAACCATATTTTAGTCGATGCAATGACTATACCAGTTGATATTCCTCAAACTAAATTGATCAAAGGGGATGCTAAATCCTTAAGTATTGGTGCAGCAAGTATCATTGCTAAGGTTAGTCGAGACCGTTTGATGACGATGTATAGCCATTTGTATCCTGAATTTGGCTTTGGGAATAATGATGGTTATGGAACTAAGCAACATTTGCAAGCCCTAGATAAATTTGGTCGGACAAAAATTCATCGTTTAAGTTTTTCTCCAGTAAAAAAAGTTAATAAATTGTATTAA
- the xerC gene encoding tyrosine recombinase XerC gives MIEKELIDKFVDNLMVNHHYSEETKKSYLEDIDNFVSFLDQNGGFKGFTKVNRIDVETFLTYMDEKNYADETVARRISALRSFYNFLVRNEFVQANPFDLVQLRHKGRKLPRFFYEKEMQQLFDAVRGDDPLSQRNSALLELLYATGMRVSECANLLLDQLDFSNGIVLIHGKGDKDRYVPFGSFAQKALEKYFESGRKILMEKNHQDHQFVFVNSRGGNLTSRGISYILDRIIKKTSLTSDIHPHMIRHTFATHMLEHGADLRTVQELLGHSSLSTTQIYTHVTMEHLQKDYKKYFPR, from the coding sequence ATGATAGAAAAAGAGTTAATCGATAAATTTGTTGATAATTTAATGGTTAACCATCACTACTCGGAAGAAACAAAAAAGTCTTATTTAGAAGATATAGATAATTTTGTTTCTTTTTTAGACCAAAATGGTGGTTTTAAAGGTTTTACCAAAGTTAATCGAATCGATGTTGAAACGTTTTTGACGTATATGGATGAGAAAAATTACGCTGACGAGACGGTAGCACGAAGGATTTCAGCTTTACGTTCGTTTTATAATTTTTTGGTTCGCAATGAATTTGTCCAAGCTAATCCCTTTGATTTAGTTCAATTACGCCATAAAGGAAGAAAGTTGCCCCGATTTTTTTATGAGAAAGAAATGCAACAATTATTCGATGCGGTCCGCGGGGATGACCCACTTTCACAGAGAAATTCAGCTTTGTTAGAATTGCTCTATGCCACTGGCATGCGAGTTAGTGAGTGTGCTAATCTATTACTAGACCAGCTAGACTTCTCTAATGGAATTGTTTTGATTCACGGAAAAGGCGATAAAGATCGTTACGTACCTTTCGGCAGTTTTGCTCAAAAGGCATTAGAAAAGTACTTTGAGTCTGGTCGTAAAATCTTGATGGAGAAAAATCATCAGGATCATCAATTTGTTTTTGTAAATAGTCGTGGTGGCAATTTAACGAGTCGTGGGATTTCATATATTCTGGATCGAATTATTAAGAAGACTAGTTTAACTTCTGATATTCATCCTCATATGATTCGTCACACTTTTGCGACGCATATGTTAGAGCATGGGGCTGATTTAAGAACTGTGCAGGAGTTGTTGGGACATTCCAGTCTGTCAACGACTCAAATTTATACGCATGTGACTATGGAACATTTACAAAAAGATTATAAAAAATATTTCCCAAGATAG
- a CDS encoding YozE family protein — MRRSFYEFLMTLRNSESVEPEAEFANNAFRDSSFPKHEENYQKLSEYLELNAGYLPSMTIFDEAYQKYQEIDKK; from the coding sequence ATGAGACGCAGTTTTTATGAGTTTTTAATGACTCTTCGCAATTCGGAAAGTGTCGAACCAGAAGCAGAATTTGCGAATAATGCTTTTCGTGACTCTTCCTTTCCAAAACATGAAGAAAATTATCAAAAGCTTTCTGAATATTTGGAGTTGAATGCAGGCTATCTACCAAGTATGACGATTTTTGATGAAGCCTACCAAAAGTATCAAGAAATAGATAAGAAATAA
- a CDS encoding YpmS family protein: MKKNYWKYAFIALVAIIVVGLGFIGTKVFSSPRDNYQVSSKIIDQDAKVFTVNMTKQEANKMAQYYLKNTLNDGKTDYQLILKKDAELTGDVKFLGAKINFTILMQPYAKTNGDVLLKAKKMKIGDLSLPISFVMNYIKNSFKTPNWVSIDGKDKTILLKFTKFTTKEGYGIRAKNIDLKNNKLSFEVMNTKITDNQ; encoded by the coding sequence ATGAAGAAAAATTATTGGAAATATGCATTTATCGCTTTAGTAGCAATTATCGTCGTAGGATTAGGATTTATCGGAACCAAAGTCTTTAGTTCACCAAGAGATAACTATCAAGTTTCTTCAAAAATAATTGATCAAGATGCTAAAGTTTTCACAGTCAATATGACGAAACAAGAAGCCAATAAGATGGCGCAATACTATTTGAAAAATACTTTGAACGATGGCAAAACTGATTATCAGTTGATTTTGAAAAAAGATGCTGAATTGACGGGTGATGTCAAATTCCTAGGTGCTAAAATCAATTTCACAATTTTGATGCAACCTTATGCTAAAACAAATGGTGACGTGTTGCTCAAAGCGAAAAAAATGAAAATCGGTGATTTATCATTACCAATTTCTTTTGTAATGAATTATATTAAGAATAGCTTTAAAACACCTAATTGGGTCAGTATCGATGGTAAAGACAAGACCATCTTGTTGAAATTTACTAAGTTCACTACCAAAGAAGGTTACGGTATTCGTGCTAAGAACATTGATTTGAAAAATAATAAGTTGTCCTTTGAAGTAATGAATACTAAAATTACTGATAATCAATAG
- the trhA gene encoding PAQR family membrane homeostasis protein TrhA, producing MSKKTNFTRTYLITDQVFSAVTHGIGIILAIIGSVFLLIKGFHQGNPLNITAYFIYAFTLFFLYLSSTLFHSLYFTKAKGVFQIFDHSSIFLMIAGTYTPYCLIALHSAFGYGILAFIWLLAIGGILYKIFNVGKFKYFETLLYVLMGWAIIIAMKPLYQTIGATGIWLLVAGGVAFTLGACLYLMKNLKYIHVIWHIFVMIGTALMYFSVYFFVN from the coding sequence ATGTCAAAAAAAACTAATTTTACTCGAACTTATTTGATAACTGATCAAGTATTTAGTGCTGTTACACACGGTATCGGAATTATTTTAGCAATAATTGGATCAGTTTTCTTATTGATTAAGGGATTCCACCAAGGAAATCCTCTCAATATTACTGCCTATTTCATTTACGCATTCACTTTATTTTTCTTATATCTCAGTTCAACCTTGTTCCACAGTCTTTATTTCACGAAAGCCAAAGGCGTTTTTCAAATTTTTGATCATAGTTCAATTTTTCTAATGATTGCAGGAACTTATACGCCATACTGTTTAATCGCCTTACATTCAGCCTTTGGTTACGGAATTTTAGCTTTCATCTGGCTATTAGCTATCGGCGGCATCCTCTACAAAATCTTCAATGTTGGTAAATTCAAATATTTTGAAACTTTACTCTACGTCTTAATGGGTTGGGCCATCATCATTGCAATGAAACCACTCTATCAAACTATCGGTGCAACTGGTATTTGGCTCTTGGTGGCCGGAGGCGTCGCTTTTACATTAGGAGCTTGTTTATATCTAATGAAAAATCTTAAATATATTCACGTCATTTGGCACATCTTCGTCATGATTGGAACTGCATTAATGTACTTTTCAGTTTACTTCTTTGTTAATTAA
- a CDS encoding DegV family protein, with protein MSKVKIIADSSVQLTPEEIEKYDISIVPLTISIDEKTYVDGVNITREKFVEEMDSSKDLPKTSQPSIGTFMEVIDKVPADYTDILLLMMTPSISGTINAARQVADMSDRNVEVIDTEFTDRAQGFQVIKAAQLAQEGKSVAEIKTALDEVREHTYLYMGVTSIENILRGGRLSRFAGTLSTILNINLVLIVKNNTLSIAKRGRGRKTIEKYMDNVIEEIKGLKNIKAIGISYVDKMDYVNELKEKLAEIVPNVPLLIRVTSPVIATHAGSGAFAIEFYTE; from the coding sequence ATGAGCAAAGTAAAAATTATTGCCGATTCATCGGTACAATTAACTCCAGAAGAAATCGAGAAATATGATATCAGTATTGTCCCTTTAACGATCAGTATTGACGAAAAGACATACGTAGATGGTGTAAATATTACTCGTGAGAAATTTGTTGAAGAAATGGATTCCTCAAAAGATTTACCTAAAACATCACAACCTTCAATCGGTACCTTTATGGAAGTAATCGATAAAGTACCAGCAGACTATACGGATATCTTGTTGTTGATGATGACACCTTCAATCAGTGGTACAATCAATGCAGCTAGACAAGTGGCTGACATGAGTGATCGAAACGTAGAAGTAATTGATACAGAGTTTACCGACCGTGCCCAAGGATTCCAAGTTATCAAGGCAGCACAATTGGCTCAAGAGGGCAAGTCAGTTGCTGAAATCAAGACAGCTTTGGATGAAGTACGTGAACACACTTATTTATATATGGGTGTAACTAGTATTGAAAACATCTTGCGTGGTGGTCGATTGAGTCGTTTTGCCGGAACTTTGTCGACAATCTTGAATATCAATCTAGTTTTGATAGTTAAAAATAATACTTTAAGCATCGCTAAACGTGGTCGTGGTCGAAAGACAATCGAAAAATACATGGACAACGTCATAGAAGAGATAAAAGGCTTGAAGAATATCAAAGCTATTGGAATTTCTTACGTTGATAAAATGGATTATGTCAATGAATTAAAAGAGAAACTTGCCGAAATCGTACCGAATGTGCCGTTGTTGATTCGTGTTACTAGTCCAGTAATCGCAACTCATGCTGGATCAGGTGCTTTCGCAATTGAATTTTATACAGAGTAA
- a CDS encoding GDSL-type esterase/lipase family protein produces the protein MKKKSIWIIVIIILLIAVSGGTYYFVHNNKQQIVETKTTKETKPKIKVIPKKKSIDIVAVGDSLTQGVGDSKSVGGGYVTRLTKKVQNKYNVKTQSHNYGVSGDTSSQIMTRIKNDQKMHQDLPKADIITVTVGGNDFMHMLQRKGLDLTAGDIADEQVQFDKRLTKLLTDLRSYNKTAPIYLIGIYNPFSIYLSNVKNAKTAFINWNKASAKVASNFNDTHFVDINDLYQPKNIKKKVQKTGVNPYLYKKDHFHPNGTGYDMMTEKIFEQVNGTKKEWLYK, from the coding sequence ATGAAGAAAAAAAGTATTTGGATTATTGTAATAATTATTTTGTTGATTGCTGTTAGTGGCGGAACTTACTATTTTGTCCATAACAACAAACAACAAATAGTCGAAACAAAAACTACTAAAGAAACTAAACCTAAAATCAAAGTTATTCCTAAAAAGAAAAGTATCGATATTGTAGCTGTTGGAGATTCATTGACACAAGGAGTCGGAGATTCTAAATCAGTTGGTGGTGGCTACGTTACTCGTTTGACTAAGAAAGTTCAAAATAAGTATAATGTCAAAACACAATCTCATAATTATGGGGTTTCTGGTGATACTAGTAGTCAAATCATGACTCGAATCAAAAATGACCAAAAAATGCATCAAGATTTACCTAAGGCTGATATTATCACGGTAACTGTTGGCGGTAATGACTTCATGCACATGTTGCAAAGAAAAGGCTTAGATCTAACAGCTGGAGACATTGCTGATGAACAAGTGCAATTTGATAAACGTTTAACTAAATTGTTGACTGATTTACGGAGTTACAACAAAACAGCACCAATTTATTTAATTGGAATTTACAACCCATTTAGTATTTATTTGTCAAATGTCAAAAACGCCAAAACAGCTTTTATTAACTGGAACAAGGCTTCTGCTAAAGTGGCAAGTAATTTTAATGATACTCATTTTGTGGACATTAATGATTTGTATCAACCTAAGAATATCAAGAAAAAAGTTCAAAAAACGGGTGTCAATCCATATCTTTACAAGAAAGACCACTTCCATCCCAATGGAACCGGTTATGATATGATGACAGAAAAAATTTTTGAGCAAGTAAATGGGACTAAGAAAGAGTGGCTTTACAAGTAA
- a CDS encoding dihydrofolate reductase encodes MISFVWAEDKNHVIGVDGHLPWKLPNDMKRFKDVTTNHPIVMGRKTFESFPNGPLPKRLNIVISRNSDYQVPEGVVLISNREQLKNVVKPDDEVMVIGGAGIFKLFEDIVDRLYLTRIDHEFVGDTKMVDLDYSQFKLIEKKEGIMDKNNIYPYTFETYQRIN; translated from the coding sequence ATGATCAGTTTTGTTTGGGCTGAAGATAAGAACCACGTAATTGGTGTTGATGGACATTTACCATGGAAATTGCCTAATGATATGAAGCGCTTTAAAGATGTTACGACTAATCATCCTATCGTTATGGGACGCAAAACTTTTGAGAGTTTCCCCAATGGTCCTTTGCCAAAGAGATTAAATATTGTTATTTCTAGAAATTCTGATTATCAGGTGCCAGAAGGCGTAGTTTTAATTTCAAATAGAGAACAACTAAAAAACGTCGTCAAACCAGATGATGAGGTTATGGTCATTGGCGGTGCTGGAATTTTTAAATTGTTTGAAGATATTGTGGATCGTTTGTATTTAACACGCATCGACCATGAATTTGTCGGCGATACAAAGATGGTTGATTTAGATTACAGCCAATTTAAATTAATTGAAAAAAAAGAAGGCATCATGGATAAAAATAATATTTATCCATATACCTTCGAGACTTATCAAAGAATTAATTAA
- the dprA gene encoding DNA-processing protein DprA, whose translation MTELTEFLVKCRMTGMVSNQILLKIIKISLKSDNLELQTRLMLEKEWGLDKLNQFLLLLEGQDCMNVKAINYLDEEYPQSLRTIYNPPALLFFEGNIALLRTECVAIIGSREATNYSFRCISTLVPRLVNRYTIVSGLANGADSMANEEALVYGKTIAVLGSSLNQAFPSKNRHLQREIAKNGLLITEYPVGDSIEPWHFPQRNRIIAGLSQKIIVTEAKLKSGSMITVDLALENGREVLALPGRIDSELSRGCNSLIEQGATPLIDFDNL comes from the coding sequence ATGACTGAATTGACAGAATTTTTAGTGAAATGTCGTATGACAGGGATGGTTTCTAATCAAATTCTCTTAAAAATTATAAAAATATCATTGAAAAGTGATAATCTTGAATTACAGACTCGTCTAATGCTGGAAAAGGAGTGGGGGTTGGACAAATTAAACCAGTTTCTACTATTATTAGAGGGTCAAGATTGCATGAATGTTAAAGCAATCAATTATTTAGATGAAGAATATCCGCAAAGCTTGCGAACTATTTATAATCCGCCAGCACTCTTGTTTTTTGAAGGAAATATTGCTTTACTTAGAACTGAATGCGTGGCAATTATTGGCTCAAGAGAAGCGACAAATTACAGTTTTCGTTGCATTAGTACTCTTGTCCCACGTTTGGTAAATCGTTATACTATTGTGAGCGGTTTAGCAAATGGGGCAGATTCGATGGCAAATGAAGAAGCTTTAGTGTATGGTAAAACTATTGCCGTACTTGGAAGCAGTTTAAATCAAGCATTTCCAAGCAAGAATCGCCATTTGCAACGAGAAATTGCTAAAAATGGATTATTGATCACTGAATATCCAGTTGGTGATTCGATAGAACCATGGCATTTTCCACAACGTAATCGCATTATTGCGGGTCTAAGTCAAAAAATTATTGTGACAGAAGCTAAATTAAAAAGTGGGTCAATGATTACTGTTGATTTAGCTTTAGAAAACGGTCGCGAAGTTTTGGCTTTGCCAGGTCGGATCGACAGTGAATTATCGCGTGGTTGTAATAGTTTAATTGAGCAGGGCGCGACACCGTTGATCGATTTTGATAATTTATAA
- the hslV gene encoding HslVU peptidase proteolytic subunit encodes MTTIVAVKHNDRTAIAGDGQVTMGEKYIMKGTAHKVRRIYDDKVIIGFAGGVADAITLQDWLEKKLKAYSGNLKRAAVELAQDWRKDPTLQKLEALLIAMDKDNLLLISGSGEVIEPDEDVVAIGSGGNFAQAAAIAMQRHAKDMDAQQIAVEAIKIASSIDIFTNENIISDKF; translated from the coding sequence ATGACTACAATCGTTGCTGTTAAACACAATGACCGCACAGCTATTGCTGGTGATGGTCAAGTTACAATGGGTGAAAAGTATATTATGAAGGGAACTGCTCACAAAGTAAGACGTATTTATGATGATAAAGTTATCATTGGTTTTGCTGGTGGAGTGGCTGATGCTATTACATTACAAGATTGGCTTGAAAAGAAGTTAAAAGCTTACTCAGGCAATTTAAAACGTGCTGCTGTGGAATTAGCACAGGACTGGCGTAAAGATCCTACATTGCAAAAATTAGAGGCTTTGTTGATTGCTATGGATAAAGATAACTTACTATTGATCTCTGGTAGTGGGGAAGTTATCGAACCTGACGAAGATGTTGTTGCAATCGGTTCTGGTGGTAATTTTGCTCAAGCAGCAGCTATTGCTATGCAACGTCATGCTAAAGACATGGATGCACAACAAATTGCTGTTGAAGCTATTAAAATCGCATCAAGCATCGATATTTTTACTAACGAAAATATTATTTCAGATAAATTTTAA
- the topA gene encoding type I DNA topoisomerase, which translates to MPSTKQKNLVIVESPSKAKTIEKYLGRNYHVVASLGHVRDLPKSQMGVDIDHDYEPKYISIRGKGPVIKDLKKEAKKAKRVYLAADPDREGEAIAWHVSHLLGLDDDDKNRVVFNEITKDTVKQAFKTPRSIDMNLVDAQQARRVLDRLVGYSISPILWAKVKKGLSAGRVQSIALKLVIERENEIKKFVPQEYWTIESIFKHDKDKFKANFYGLNGKKVELKNNDEVKDVLSRVDKKKDFSIDKVTKKERKRMPAAPFTTSSLQQEANKRLNFKTRKTMMIAQQLYEGINLGRKEGTVGLITYMRTDSKRISKVAEAEASKFIHEEYGEPFAIIKERKDKNQEGAQDAHEAIRPSSVFRTPASLKDILSRDQFRLYSLIWSRFVASQMTPAVFDTMTVDLSQNGVMFRANGSKIKFEGYRKVYQSAADKARKDNILPDLAEGDTAKLQSNDPAQHFTQPPARFTEASLVKALEENGVGRPSTYAPTIDTIQRRYYVKLNGKSFEPTELGEIVDNLIQAYFPDIVNIDFTANLEDELDHIEEGKEDWVKVVDRYYKPFAKELESAEDKIEKVQIKDEPAGMDCDICGAPMVIKMGRYGKFYACSRFPACRNTKPIVKEIGVVCPKCKKGQVIERKSKKNRIFYGCSRYPDCDFVSWDKPINRDCPKDGHYLVEKKVKGGRQVICPNGDYEEDIQK; encoded by the coding sequence GTGCCATCAACAAAGCAGAAGAATTTGGTGATCGTTGAATCACCCTCAAAAGCAAAAACAATTGAAAAGTACTTGGGACGTAATTATCACGTTGTTGCTAGTTTAGGACATGTGAGGGATCTACCTAAGAGTCAAATGGGTGTTGATATCGATCATGACTATGAACCAAAATATATTTCCATTCGTGGTAAAGGTCCAGTAATTAAAGATTTAAAGAAAGAGGCAAAAAAGGCCAAACGAGTTTATCTGGCAGCCGATCCGGATCGTGAAGGAGAAGCTATCGCCTGGCATGTTTCACATTTATTAGGTTTAGACGACGATGACAAGAACCGCGTTGTCTTCAATGAAATTACCAAAGATACCGTTAAACAAGCATTTAAAACGCCACGTTCGATCGATATGAACTTAGTTGATGCTCAACAAGCTCGTCGAGTTTTAGATCGTTTGGTTGGTTATTCAATTTCCCCAATTCTTTGGGCAAAAGTTAAAAAAGGCCTTAGTGCCGGACGTGTGCAATCAATCGCTTTGAAACTAGTGATTGAGCGTGAAAATGAAATCAAGAAGTTCGTTCCTCAAGAATATTGGACGATCGAATCGATTTTTAAACATGATAAAGATAAGTTCAAGGCTAACTTCTATGGACTTAACGGTAAAAAAGTCGAATTAAAGAATAATGATGAAGTTAAAGATGTGCTTAGTCGTGTTGATAAGAAAAAAGATTTCTCAATCGACAAGGTAACTAAAAAAGAACGTAAACGTATGCCAGCTGCACCATTTACAACTAGTTCTTTGCAACAAGAAGCCAATAAGCGTTTGAACTTCAAGACGAGAAAGACCATGATGATTGCTCAACAATTGTATGAAGGAATCAACTTGGGACGTAAAGAAGGTACTGTTGGTTTAATCACTTATATGCGTACCGATTCCAAACGTATTTCTAAGGTTGCTGAGGCAGAAGCTTCAAAATTCATTCATGAAGAATACGGTGAACCTTTTGCCATTATTAAAGAACGTAAGGATAAAAACCAAGAAGGTGCTCAAGATGCCCACGAAGCTATTCGTCCATCATCAGTCTTTAGAACACCTGCTTCACTAAAAGATATCTTGAGTCGTGACCAATTCCGTTTGTACAGTTTGATTTGGTCAAGATTCGTTGCTAGTCAAATGACGCCAGCTGTTTTTGATACAATGACAGTTGATTTGTCACAAAATGGCGTTATGTTTAGAGCTAATGGTTCTAAGATCAAGTTTGAAGGTTACCGCAAGGTTTACCAAAGCGCTGCTGATAAAGCTCGTAAGGATAACATCTTACCTGACTTAGCTGAAGGTGACACTGCTAAACTTCAATCAAACGATCCCGCTCAACACTTCACACAACCACCTGCAAGATTTACTGAAGCTTCATTGGTCAAAGCACTTGAAGAAAATGGTGTTGGTCGTCCATCAACTTATGCACCAACAATCGATACGATCCAACGTCGTTACTACGTTAAATTGAACGGAAAGAGCTTTGAACCAACTGAATTAGGTGAAATCGTCGATAACTTGATTCAAGCTTACTTCCCAGATATCGTTAATATCGATTTTACGGCTAATCTAGAAGACGAACTGGATCATATTGAAGAAGGCAAGGAAGACTGGGTCAAAGTTGTTGACCGTTATTACAAGCCTTTTGCCAAAGAATTGGAATCAGCTGAAGATAAGATTGAAAAAGTTCAGATCAAAGATGAGCCAGCAGGTATGGATTGTGATATCTGTGGCGCACCAATGGTTATCAAGATGGGCCGTTACGGTAAGTTTTATGCTTGTTCTCGTTTCCCAGCTTGTCGCAACACAAAGCCAATCGTTAAAGAAATTGGTGTAGTTTGTCCTAAGTGTAAGAAAGGACAAGTTATCGAACGTAAATCTAAGAAGAATCGTATTTTCTACGGTTGTTCAAGATACCCTGACTGTGATTTCGTTTCATGGGATAAGCCAATTAATCGTGATTGTCCAAAAGATGGTCACTACTTAGTTGAAAAGAAAGTTAAGGGTGGTCGTCAAGTAATCTGTCCAAATGGAGATTATGAAGAGGATATTCAAAAATAA